A window of the Ranitomeya variabilis isolate aRanVar5 unplaced genomic scaffold, aRanVar5.hap1 Scaffold_310, whole genome shotgun sequence genome harbors these coding sequences:
- the LOC143789687 gene encoding odorant receptor 131-2-like — protein MLLIFPNFLYCFFFSFYFFFSEFQMNFTSSQANSTKVSSQLSMNLEVLRTSGFIPTFLCFFFFLYFIAVMLSIFLKSPSARESARYVLFAHMLINDTVYLALGIFLFAFYFYPITFPVPFCYILVIMSSTTLKVTPFNLAALSLERYIAICYPLRHGEFCTVHRCGIAILVMWTIVLIPHIVDVIILIFSVERAYFLLYLKCGRINLGFTPAQEIIRVFSNAFTFSLAGLIIIFTYAKIMMVAVKMNSGKASASKAGKTIILHAFQLLLCMTSLTYRIVEMQFLDNIVLLAVINFCFFMCLPRLISPLIYGIRDELFSSNMKKYFLCNRLKMSFRKS, from the coding sequence ATGCTTTTGATTTTTCCAaactttttgtattgtttttttttttcattttatttctttttttctgaaTTTCAGATGAATTTCACAAGTAGTCAAGCAAATTCAACCAAAGTGTCTTCCCAGCTGAGTATGAACCTAGAGGTCCTGAGAACAAGTGGTTTTATCCCGACGTTCCTCTGCTTCTTTTTCTTCTTGTATTTCATAGCTGTGATGTTGAGCATCTTCCTCAAGAGTCCGAGTGCTCGGGAAAGTGCCCGCTATGTCCTGTTTGCCCACATGCTTATTAATGACACTGTGTATCTTGCTCTTGGAATTTTTCTCTTTGCGTTTTACTTTTATCCAATCACTTTTCCCGTCCCCTTCTGTTACATTCTCGTCATCATGTCTTCGACGACTCTGAAGGTCACGCCATTCAACCTGGCAGCCTTGTCCTTGGAGCGCTACATAGCCATATGCTACCCGCTAAGACACGGAGAGTTCTGCACAGTGCACAGGTGCGGTATCGCTATTTTGGTCATGTGGACCATAGTCCTGATTCCCCATATTGTGGACGTCATTATTCTCATCTTTTCAGTTGAGAGAGCCTATTTCCTACTTTATTTAAAATGTGGCCGAATAAATCTCGGATTCACCCCGGCACAGGAAATTATTCGAGTTTTTTCAAATGCTTTTACTTTTTCCCTGGCTGGTCTAATCATTATATTCACCTATGCCAAGATCATGATggtggctgtgaagatgaactccgGTAAAGCCTCAGCCTCCAAAGCTGGGAAAACCATCATACTCCACGCGTTTCAGCTCCTGCTGTGCATGACGTCTCTTACCTACAGAATTGTGGAAATGCAGTTCTTAGATAATATAGTACTGCTGGCCGTCATCAATTTTTGCTTTTTCATGTGTCTTCCAAGGCTTATTAGTCCTTTGATATACGGTATAAGGGATGAGCTTTTCTCTAgtaacatgaaaaaatattttttgtgcaaCAGGCTGAAGATGTCTTTTAGAAAGTCTTAA